A single genomic interval of Desulfovibrio sp. harbors:
- a CDS encoding MBOAT family O-acyltransferase has product MLFNSYSFIFLFLPLLLLCWRLTAGYGATRLSLVLLLFSVVFYALWGLPFLLLLAAILGMNYAFALALADPNRPDGTMDETEIIPEEAELAGPSESSDAQAEGPGSRPAKFRRGRRLFQGNGLKGARAWACSRKGLLAMALILNLLPLLWFKYSWFFAQNLALLMGTQWNFTPPGLPLGISFYTFIQIAWLVSVYRRQVTPQGFSRHALFSACFPYVISGPIVRYEQLGPQLDDLSGSTAEGLAQGFTLFTIGLAKKVLLADGLAVYANAVFNAAEKAFPISRAEAWLGSLCYTFQLYFDFSGYTDMAIGIGLMLGLRLPENFDSPYKSTGIVDFWRRWHITLSSWLRDFLYIPLGGNRKGRLMQYRNLFLTMLIGGAWHGAGWTFIIWGALHGSMLGVNHFFRACIKGTLLEKVLATPPMRIFFILFTFLCINLGWVIFRTVSLDGTAAMFGAMFAGPFTAEAAGLTADYAGLSTMGVLAARWLPNNYLQGWLPFALLGISFVLCWAFPNSHELLHGRRDGSRPYLSWQPSMAWATGLACLAFVTLILVSRKATFLYFQF; this is encoded by the coding sequence ATGCTATTCAATTCCTATTCCTTTATCTTTCTTTTTCTCCCACTTCTGCTGCTGTGCTGGCGGCTGACCGCAGGCTACGGAGCCACGCGGCTGAGTCTGGTTCTGCTGCTCTTTTCCGTAGTTTTTTACGCTCTTTGGGGCCTGCCCTTTCTGCTGCTGCTGGCGGCCATTCTGGGCATGAACTACGCGTTCGCGCTGGCCCTGGCCGACCCAAACCGGCCTGACGGCACAATGGACGAGACGGAGATCATCCCCGAAGAAGCCGAACTGGCTGGTCCCTCAGAGTCGTCGGACGCCCAGGCAGAAGGCCCTGGCTCCCGTCCGGCGAAATTCCGCAGGGGGAGGCGTCTTTTTCAGGGCAACGGGCTGAAAGGAGCACGCGCCTGGGCGTGCAGCCGCAAAGGGCTGCTGGCCATGGCCCTCATCCTGAACCTGCTGCCCCTGCTCTGGTTCAAGTACTCCTGGTTTTTCGCCCAGAACCTGGCCCTTCTTATGGGCACGCAATGGAACTTCACCCCGCCGGGGCTTCCGCTCGGCATATCCTTCTATACCTTCATACAGATCGCATGGCTGGTCAGCGTGTACCGGCGGCAGGTGACGCCGCAGGGTTTTTCGCGCCACGCCCTGTTCTCGGCCTGCTTTCCCTACGTGATTTCCGGCCCCATTGTGCGTTACGAGCAGTTGGGCCCGCAGCTTGACGATCTTTCTGGCTCCACGGCAGAGGGTCTGGCCCAGGGGTTCACGCTTTTTACCATTGGTCTTGCCAAAAAGGTGCTGCTGGCGGACGGGCTGGCCGTATATGCCAACGCCGTTTTCAACGCTGCGGAAAAAGCCTTTCCCATCAGCAGAGCCGAGGCATGGCTGGGGTCCCTGTGCTACACCTTCCAGCTGTATTTCGACTTTTCCGGCTATACGGACATGGCCATCGGCATTGGCCTCATGCTTGGCCTGCGCCTGCCTGAGAACTTCGATTCGCCCTACAAGTCCACGGGCATAGTCGATTTCTGGCGGCGCTGGCATATCACCTTGAGTTCGTGGTTGCGTGATTTTCTGTACATCCCCCTTGGCGGCAACCGCAAAGGGCGGCTCATGCAGTACCGCAATCTCTTTCTGACCATGCTTATCGGAGGCGCATGGCACGGCGCGGGCTGGACCTTCATCATCTGGGGGGCCTTGCACGGCTCCATGCTGGGCGTCAACCATTTTTTCCGGGCCTGCATCAAGGGCACCCTGCTTGAAAAGGTGCTGGCCACCCCGCCCATGCGGATTTTCTTCATCCTGTTCACCTTCCTGTGCATCAACCTTGGCTGGGTGATCTTCCGCACGGTGAGCCTTGACGGAACCGCAGCCATGTTCGGGGCCATGTTTGCCGGGCCCTTCACGGCCGAGGCCGCAGGCCTGACCGCTGATTACGCGGGCCTTTCCACTATGGGCGTTCTGGCGGCCCGGTGGCTGCCCAACAACTATTTGCAGGGCTGGCTGCCCTTTGCCCTGCTGGGCATAAGTTTTGTGCTGTGCTGGGCATTCCCCAACAGTCACGAACTGCTGCACGGCAGGCGCGACGGTTCGCGCCCGTACCTCAGTTGGCAGCCCTCGATGGCATGGGCCACAGGCCTGGCCTGCCTGGCCTTTGTGACGCTCATTCTGGTGTCGCGCAAGGCGACCTTCCTGTACTTCCAATTTTAA
- a CDS encoding integration host factor subunit alpha, with amino-acid sequence MKKTLTKADIVEAIYEETDKNRVDVKNVVEKLLDIMKSAIKKDRALLISGFGKFECYDKASRKGRNPKTDETITLPPRKVMVFRLSRKFRSELNP; translated from the coding sequence ATGAAAAAAACACTGACCAAAGCGGACATCGTGGAGGCCATCTACGAAGAAACCGACAAGAACCGCGTTGATGTAAAGAACGTGGTTGAAAAACTGCTGGATATAATGAAGTCCGCCATCAAAAAAGATCGGGCTTTGCTCATCAGCGGATTTGGCAAGTTCGAATGCTATGACAAAGCATCACGCAAGGGGCGCAATCCCAAAACAGACGAAACCATCACCCTGCCCCCGCGCAAGGTTATGGTGTTCCGTCTGTCGCGGAAATTCCGCTCGGAACTGAACCCCTAA
- a CDS encoding radical SAM protein, translated as MKTVSARIFSSTVPWFVPRPQGYALIPLFLPFSGCPVRCVFCAQDVQTGLANCMDPAAPSSGAPVLPASSLVALLRQTSENLEQRHTMGLPPAELAFYGGTFTAMPVQDQNACLDLARSALERGWIRSFRCSTRPDCVDAAVLARLRAAGCRCVELGVQSFADDALAASKRGYDGATALAACGRVKAAGLTLGVQLLPGMPGNSTGDFLRDVPLALDAGADMLRFYPCLVLEGTALARMWRQNLYAPWPLEETLDCLAQGWLLAQEAGVPVIRMGLAPEAALAKAVLAGPVDNALGSRIMGRALLLAVRRALAAQAAPLDMAALATSLSMAALATSLSMAAQAAPSGMAAQAASSSMAAQAASSSMAAQAGSLGMPAPLRLQSLHVPPSCQGYIWGTRGELRAAWEGLGLSPARLVFDPACQQELRLTVLC; from the coding sequence ATGAAAACGGTATCTGCCCGAATTTTTTCTTCAACCGTGCCCTGGTTCGTGCCCCGGCCCCAGGGGTACGCCCTGATTCCCCTCTTTCTTCCTTTCAGCGGGTGCCCGGTGCGTTGCGTGTTCTGCGCACAAGACGTGCAGACAGGGCTTGCCAACTGCATGGACCCTGCCGCGCCCTCTTCCGGCGCGCCGGTTCTGCCTGCGTCTTCCCTTGTGGCCCTGCTGCGCCAGACCAGCGAAAACCTTGAACAACGTCATACCATGGGCCTGCCGCCAGCCGAGCTGGCCTTTTATGGAGGCACCTTCACGGCCATGCCCGTACAGGATCAGAACGCCTGTCTGGATCTGGCGCGCAGTGCTCTTGAGCGCGGCTGGATTCGCAGCTTCCGCTGTTCAACCCGGCCGGACTGCGTGGACGCGGCCGTCCTTGCGCGACTGCGCGCTGCCGGTTGCCGCTGCGTGGAACTTGGCGTGCAAAGCTTTGCCGATGATGCCCTTGCCGCCTCAAAGCGGGGCTATGACGGGGCCACGGCCCTCGCGGCCTGCGGCCGTGTGAAGGCAGCTGGCCTGACGCTGGGGGTGCAGCTCTTGCCGGGCATGCCGGGCAACAGCACGGGGGATTTTTTGCGCGACGTTCCCCTGGCGCTCGATGCCGGGGCTGACATGCTGCGTTTTTACCCCTGCCTTGTGCTTGAGGGTACGGCCCTTGCCCGCATGTGGCGGCAGAATCTCTATGCGCCGTGGCCGCTGGAAGAGACGCTGGACTGTCTCGCGCAGGGCTGGCTTCTGGCGCAGGAGGCAGGGGTGCCCGTTATCCGCATGGGGCTTGCGCCCGAAGCCGCGCTGGCCAAGGCCGTGCTGGCAGGCCCTGTGGACAATGCCCTGGGCAGCCGCATTATGGGGCGGGCACTGCTGCTGGCGGTGCGTCGCGCCCTGGCCGCACAGGCGGCACCTTTGGACATGGCCGCGCTGGCGACGTCTTTGAGCATGGCCGCGCTGGCGACGTCTTTGAGCATGGCCGCACAGGCGGCACCTTCGGGCATGGCCGCGCAGGCGGCGTCTTCGAGCATGGCCGCGCAGGCGGCGTCTTCGAGCATGGCCGCACAGGCTGGCTCTTTGGGAATGCCCGCGCCGTTGCGCTTGCAATCGCTGCACGTGCCCCCTTCCTGCCAGGGATATATATGGGGAACGCGCGGCGAACTGCGTGCCGCCTGGGAGGGGCTGGGGCTTTCGCCTGCCCGCCTGGTTTTTGACCCCGCCTGCCAGCAGGAACTGCGCCTGACCGTACTCTGCTGA
- a CDS encoding methyl-accepting chemotaxis protein — protein sequence MKMGIMNKMMLTILVPSLLGLAAVCGLSYWQAEHSLTEQVAHEFDSVIDKQIEGLGSVQRMTHGLIRTNAESAHVKKALFTSTGNQAGLDSLGEPDVQSVLDDLSQHFGMVNGAGLIDASGIVVAHTTREMIGGNLRDRKSVQVALAGQMSMENIRNHAGEMSTMVAAPVMAQGKSQGVLYAYMSLARLSESTTDTIKMGKHGYCAVYDSSGTAIMHPDKSLLGKDCSQEPFVKAALVSGSGSVRFARGEQQMVAYYRHMPESNWHVVMVADRDEMLAPTSRLLKANVLVGVITALVLGVVIVFVSRGIARSLKISEKYVQVVAGGNFNPDPHEEEALAKAASRGDEIGGLSSGIQSMVGKLRGLFKESEEKTHQAEMATGEARVAMEEAQVARKEAETARQDGMLTAAGQLETSIGVISSASTQLAAQIEQSDRSASEAAQRLSEAATAMNEMNATVQEVARNASAASEASVHTREKARVGAHIVEQAVESIEAVRRMSEELKGDMAELNDHAQSISQIMNVISDIADQTNLLALNAAIEAARAGDAGRGFAVVADEVRKLAEKTMDSTKDVSHAIRSIQDSTAKSMGSMDNAVDQIAQATDFASQSGQALEEIVATVEATADQVNAIATASEEQSAASEEINQSIVLVNEISRQSAMAMAEATQAVSDLAGQAHTLKNLVAQMKLG from the coding sequence ATGAAAATGGGAATAATGAACAAGATGATGCTTACCATTCTGGTTCCATCCCTACTTGGCCTGGCTGCTGTATGCGGTCTCAGTTATTGGCAGGCAGAACATTCGCTCACAGAGCAGGTCGCGCACGAATTTGACAGCGTTATAGACAAGCAGATTGAAGGGCTGGGCTCTGTGCAGCGAATGACGCACGGCCTCATCAGAACCAATGCCGAATCGGCTCATGTCAAAAAGGCCCTGTTCACCAGCACAGGCAACCAGGCTGGCCTCGACAGCCTCGGAGAGCCGGACGTCCAGAGTGTGCTTGACGATCTTTCACAGCATTTCGGCATGGTTAATGGCGCAGGATTGATTGATGCTTCAGGCATTGTGGTGGCCCATACCACCAGAGAAATGATCGGCGGCAACCTGCGCGACCGAAAGTCCGTGCAGGTGGCCCTTGCCGGTCAGATGAGCATGGAAAATATCCGTAACCATGCGGGCGAAATGTCCACCATGGTGGCGGCTCCCGTCATGGCCCAGGGCAAATCGCAGGGCGTTTTGTACGCCTATATGAGTCTGGCCCGTCTGAGCGAGAGCACCACAGATACCATCAAGATGGGAAAACACGGATATTGCGCCGTGTATGACAGTTCGGGGACGGCCATCATGCATCCCGACAAGTCTTTGCTGGGCAAGGACTGCAGCCAGGAACCCTTTGTGAAGGCAGCCCTGGTCAGCGGAAGCGGGAGCGTGCGCTTCGCCCGTGGCGAACAGCAAATGGTGGCCTACTATCGGCATATGCCCGAAAGCAACTGGCATGTGGTCATGGTCGCCGACAGGGACGAGATGCTTGCACCCACCAGCAGGCTTCTCAAGGCCAACGTGCTTGTGGGCGTAATCACGGCGCTTGTGCTCGGCGTGGTCATTGTGTTTGTGTCGCGCGGCATAGCGCGATCCCTGAAGATCAGCGAAAAGTATGTGCAGGTGGTGGCCGGCGGCAACTTTAATCCTGATCCGCATGAAGAGGAAGCCCTGGCCAAAGCCGCCAGCAGAGGTGATGAAATCGGCGGGCTTTCCAGCGGCATACAGAGCATGGTGGGCAAGCTGCGCGGCCTGTTCAAGGAAAGTGAAGAAAAAACCCATCAGGCGGAGATGGCAACGGGCGAAGCCCGCGTCGCCATGGAAGAGGCCCAGGTGGCGCGCAAGGAGGCCGAAACCGCCCGTCAGGACGGCATGCTGACCGCCGCCGGGCAACTGGAAACCTCCATCGGCGTCATTTCTTCCGCCTCAACCCAGCTTGCCGCACAGATAGAGCAGTCCGACCGCAGCGCCTCAGAGGCAGCGCAACGCCTTTCCGAGGCAGCCACAGCCATGAACGAGATGAACGCCACGGTGCAGGAAGTGGCCCGCAACGCGAGCGCAGCGTCAGAAGCTTCGGTGCACACCAGAGAAAAGGCCAGGGTTGGCGCACATATTGTCGAGCAGGCCGTGGAAAGCATCGAAGCCGTGCGGCGCATGTCCGAGGAGCTCAAGGGCGATATGGCCGAGCTTAATGACCATGCCCAAAGCATTTCGCAAATCATGAATGTTATTTCCGACATCGCCGACCAGACCAATTTGCTGGCCCTCAACGCAGCCATTGAAGCCGCCAGAGCAGGCGATGCCGGGCGGGGTTTTGCCGTGGTGGCCGACGAGGTGCGCAAGCTGGCCGAAAAAACAATGGATTCCACCAAGGATGTCAGCCATGCCATCAGGTCCATTCAGGACAGTACGGCCAAGAGTATGGGGTCAATGGACAATGCTGTAGACCAGATTGCCCAGGCCACGGACTTTGCCAGTCAGTCCGGGCAGGCGCTGGAAGAAATAGTGGCGACAGTGGAAGCCACGGCGGATCAGGTCAACGCCATTGCCACTGCCAGCGAAGAACAGTCTGCGGCCAGCGAAGAAATCAATCAGAGCATTGTGCTCGTCAACGAGATATCACGTCAGAGCGCCATGGCCATGGCAGAGGCTACACAGGCGGTTTCCGATCTGGCTGGCCAGGCCCACACCCTGAAGAACCTTGTGGCGCAGATGAAGCTCGGCTAG
- the zraS gene encoding two-component system sensor histidine kinase ZraS codes for MSAKYDETGEGVGPAVPKASAGSLYASLKGARGVLRTPLGLLMGGAVLVLALMISLLAFISIERSEAAMGRLLAEKGSSFIIAFESILRSGMRSEAGVRLQVLLEEMASSPGIIFIAVTMPDGTIVAHSDRSRLGEILRVEDKEMDEARMRGLNPGMLARWGIMHLEGRRVFAVYRQFSPGMGDSMRGYPTPIIFLGLDISPFEITRSQNRDYVAMLSAVTLLVGLACLLALYYAERARESRQRQRRAEVEIRRLEGEVRRKEKLAAVGNLAAGVAHEIRNPLSSIKGYATYFGQRFPEGSEDRAAANVMVNEVDRLNRVIMDLIGLSRPSDVSPRPGNVADVVKHVVRLIGQDAEKRGVEVECKISREAPKALVDPERMGQALLNLCINALDAMPKGGRLILAATRNKKGVCLMVRDTGVGIPPRQLPHIFDPYFTTKGQGTGLGLAMVHKIVEAHNGEISVVSRQAPPGGQGETLFRIWLPEALTESQLFVERRKRKRV; via the coding sequence ATGAGTGCAAAATACGATGAAACGGGTGAAGGAGTCGGGCCTGCCGTGCCGAAAGCGTCTGCGGGAAGCCTCTACGCTTCTCTAAAGGGCGCGCGGGGCGTTCTGCGCACGCCGCTGGGTCTGCTCATGGGAGGGGCCGTGCTTGTGCTGGCCCTCATGATAAGCCTGCTGGCCTTTATTTCCATTGAGCGCAGTGAAGCCGCCATGGGACGTTTGCTGGCCGAAAAGGGCTCATCCTTTATTATTGCTTTTGAAAGTATTTTGCGTTCCGGCATGCGCAGCGAGGCCGGGGTGCGCCTTCAGGTGCTGCTGGAAGAAATGGCGTCCAGTCCGGGCATTATCTTTATTGCGGTGACCATGCCCGATGGAACCATAGTGGCGCACAGCGACCGCTCCCGCCTGGGCGAGATCCTGCGGGTTGAGGACAAGGAGATGGACGAGGCGCGCATGCGCGGGCTGAACCCCGGCATGCTGGCGCGCTGGGGCATCATGCACCTGGAAGGACGCAGGGTTTTTGCCGTGTACCGCCAGTTTTCGCCCGGAATGGGCGATTCCATGCGGGGCTATCCCACGCCCATCATATTTCTTGGCCTGGATATCTCACCCTTTGAAATTACGCGCAGCCAGAACAGGGACTATGTCGCCATGCTCTCGGCAGTGACCCTGCTTGTGGGGCTGGCCTGCCTTCTGGCCCTGTATTACGCCGAGCGTGCGCGGGAATCCCGCCAGCGGCAGCGCAGGGCCGAGGTGGAAATACGCCGCCTTGAAGGGGAAGTGCGGCGCAAGGAAAAGCTCGCGGCTGTGGGCAACCTCGCCGCCGGGGTGGCGCACGAAATCCGTAATCCCTTAAGTTCGATCAAGGGCTATGCCACCTACTTCGGTCAGCGCTTTCCCGAGGGCAGCGAAGACCGCGCCGCAGCCAATGTCATGGTTAACGAGGTTGACAGGCTCAACCGCGTCATCATGGATCTCATCGGTCTTTCCCGCCCGAGCGACGTGTCCCCAAGGCCCGGCAACGTTGCGGACGTTGTGAAGCATGTGGTGCGCCTTATCGGCCAGGACGCGGAAAAACGCGGGGTTGAGGTCGAGTGCAAGATCTCCCGCGAGGCGCCCAAGGCTCTGGTAGACCCGGAACGCATGGGCCAGGCCCTGCTGAATCTTTGCATCAACGCTCTGGACGCCATGCCCAAAGGCGGACGCCTGATCCTGGCGGCGACCCGGAACAAAAAAGGCGTATGTCTTATGGTGCGCGACACAGGCGTGGGTATTCCACCGCGTCAGTTGCCGCACATTTTTGACCCCTACTTCACCACCAAGGGCCAGGGAACCGGGTTGGGCCTGGCCATGGTGCACAAGATTGTTGAGGCGCATAACGGGGAGATCAGCGTCGTCTCCCGGCAGGCGCCGCCTGGCGGACAGGGCGAAACCCTGTTCCGCATCTGGCTGCCGGAGGCGCTGACTGAGTCGCAACTCTTTGTGGAGCGCAGAAAGCGAAAACGCGTCTAG
- a CDS encoding sigma-54-dependent transcriptional regulator → MNNSILVVDDDQAHRGMLRTMLRSWGYDVEEASDGDEAVVLVREKSFSVVLTDVRMARMNGINALRGILEYNPALPVVLMTAYSSVETAVEALRLGAYDYLVKPLDFDNLKHTLHQAIEHSRLSVENRELRRQLSHTASMSGIIGRSKAIARMQEIMSTVAPTEATVLISGESGTGKELVARALHALSSRADKPFITVNCAALAENLLESELFGHEKGSFTGAERRREGRFAQAHGGTLFLDEVGEMPLSIQAKLLRALQQGEVQRVGSDTQLMVDVRVLAATNRDLRLEVAQKRFREDLFFRLNVISVDVPPLRERAEDVPLLAAHFLEEFASRNRKAVRGFSAQALDTMLRYSWPGNVRELENAVERAVILCHGDLITGRELPSMLSSEAQVEERPADPDASLAGLPLDEVERRAIEETLRLAGDNKSEAARRLGITRATLHNKLRKYGME, encoded by the coding sequence GTGAACAACAGTATTCTTGTGGTTGATGACGATCAGGCGCACCGCGGCATGCTGCGGACCATGCTCCGCTCGTGGGGCTATGACGTGGAAGAGGCTTCGGACGGGGACGAGGCCGTGGTTCTGGTGCGCGAAAAAAGTTTTTCCGTGGTGCTGACGGACGTGCGCATGGCCCGGATGAACGGCATAAACGCACTCAGGGGCATTCTCGAATATAATCCCGCTCTGCCCGTGGTGCTCATGACGGCGTATTCGTCTGTGGAAACGGCTGTGGAGGCCCTGCGCCTCGGAGCTTACGATTATCTGGTCAAGCCGCTGGATTTTGACAACCTGAAGCACACCCTGCATCAGGCCATCGAGCATTCGCGCCTGAGCGTTGAAAACCGCGAGCTGCGCCGTCAATTGAGCCACACCGCGTCCATGTCGGGCATTATTGGCCGCAGCAAGGCCATTGCCCGCATGCAGGAAATCATGAGCACAGTGGCCCCCACCGAGGCTACGGTGCTGATTTCCGGCGAGTCGGGCACAGGCAAGGAACTGGTCGCCCGTGCCCTGCACGCCCTGAGTTCCCGTGCCGACAAGCCCTTTATCACGGTAAACTGCGCTGCCCTGGCCGAGAACCTGCTGGAATCGGAGCTGTTCGGGCATGAAAAAGGCTCCTTCACCGGGGCTGAACGTCGGCGCGAAGGTCGCTTTGCCCAGGCCCACGGCGGCACGCTTTTTCTGGACGAAGTGGGCGAAATGCCCCTGTCCATTCAGGCCAAACTGCTGCGCGCCCTGCAACAGGGCGAGGTGCAGCGCGTTGGCTCCGACACGCAGCTTATGGTGGACGTGCGCGTTCTGGCCGCGACCAACCGTGATTTGCGGCTTGAGGTGGCGCAAAAGCGTTTTCGTGAAGACCTGTTTTTCCGCCTCAACGTCATCAGCGTGGATGTGCCGCCGCTGCGTGAAAGGGCGGAGGACGTCCCCTTGCTGGCGGCCCACTTTCTTGAAGAATTCGCCAGCCGCAACAGAAAGGCCGTGCGGGGGTTTTCTGCCCAGGCGCTGGACACCATGCTGCGGTATTCGTGGCCGGGCAACGTGCGCGAACTGGAAAACGCGGTGGAGCGCGCCGTCATTCTCTGCCACGGCGACCTCATTACCGGGCGTGAACTGCCCTCCATGCTCTCCAGTGAAGCCCAGGTGGAGGAACGCCCGGCAGATCCGGACGCCTCCCTGGCGGGGCTGCCCCTGGACGAAGTGGAGCGCAGGGCCATTGAGGAAACGCTGCGCCTGGCCGGAGACAACAAGAGCGAAGCCGCGCGCCGTCTTGGCATCACCCGTGCCACGCTGCACAACAAGCTGCGCAAATATGGCATGGAATAG
- a CDS encoding HD domain-containing protein: MSDTDSKAEAGEFTTARLERLADFFNEVGMLRHTPRTGYAFLGSGKENVAEHSYRVSVMGYVLARMCGLDPARVTFLCLFHDLHEARTGDFNYVNHRYDQCQARRALEDCVDGTGLEADVLPLWDELAAGVSPEAVLAHDADQLDLICNLKAELDKGNAFAAQWLESAVKRLRSPEARELAEVVLRTDHNRWWYGRVEKDWWVRRNQE; the protein is encoded by the coding sequence ATGAGTGATACAGACAGCAAAGCAGAGGCCGGGGAGTTCACCACTGCCCGGTTGGAACGTCTCGCCGATTTTTTTAATGAGGTTGGCATGCTGCGGCACACGCCGCGCACCGGCTATGCCTTTCTTGGCTCCGGCAAGGAAAATGTGGCGGAGCACTCCTACCGGGTCAGCGTCATGGGTTATGTGCTGGCGCGCATGTGCGGCCTTGATCCGGCACGAGTCACCTTTCTTTGCCTGTTTCATGATCTGCATGAAGCGCGCACAGGCGATTTCAACTATGTGAATCACCGTTATGACCAGTGCCAGGCGCGCCGCGCCCTGGAAGACTGCGTGGATGGCACGGGCCTTGAAGCCGACGTGCTGCCCCTGTGGGACGAACTTGCCGCAGGCGTAAGCCCGGAAGCGGTTTTGGCCCACGACGCGGATCAGCTTGATCTTATCTGCAACCTCAAGGCAGAACTCGACAAGGGCAATGCCTTTGCCGCCCAATGGCTTGAAAGCGCGGTCAAGAGGCTGCGCAGCCCCGAAGCCCGGGAACTGGCGGAGGTTGTCTTGCGCACGGACCATAACCGCTGGTGGTATGGCCGTGTGGAAAAGGACTGGTGGGTGCGCCGCAATCAAGAATAA
- a CDS encoding GGDEF domain-containing phosphodiesterase: protein MHFLDAEGGRRGDVWPTALAMENFAPEFDLKTSESCQVRRLLARVEQYDRTTWLMQYESFLQQALCVVRSDRTARRFGLLHADMQGFQVLNRIYGERAGNSMLRAFAAFLRRREEYVCGSRIFADRFVVLFTIPDGYSLQAITDKFVAEGEQFLAEKRRLHPRSHLAFVGGVCPVEGRPESLHSLVTRADQARRSLKPTLRSRGGVFTEAMEICRLQRQSLYEDVTKALEHGGVFFLLQPQVDIATGAVVGAEALARMRTPDGTLIMPGNFVPLLEESGDITGLDFTIYGQVCQYLQARQRAGKALLPMSVNISREHFRNPAFVDDLHALVQSYGLEPRWLGLEITESVFVKNLGEISESVRQLKQYGYSIWLDDFGAGYSSLNVLKDVPFDVIKIDRGLLGSGAIAPTNKSIITSVVRLAEDLNMGVLCEGVENASQREFLSRLGAIQAQGFLYARPMSPENFTNLLEGGKKLLPAGEEASDA, encoded by the coding sequence ATGCATTTTCTGGATGCTGAGGGAGGACGCAGGGGCGATGTTTGGCCCACTGCACTGGCCATGGAAAATTTTGCACCCGAATTTGACCTGAAAACCTCGGAAAGCTGCCAGGTTCGCCGTCTGTTGGCCCGTGTGGAGCAGTATGACCGCACCACATGGCTCATGCAGTATGAGTCGTTTCTGCAACAGGCTTTGTGCGTGGTGCGTTCTGACCGCACGGCCAGGCGCTTTGGCCTTCTGCATGCCGACATGCAGGGTTTTCAGGTGCTCAACCGCATTTACGGCGAACGGGCTGGCAACAGCATGCTGCGCGCCTTTGCCGCCTTTTTGCGGCGGCGCGAAGAATATGTGTGCGGCAGCCGCATTTTTGCCGATCGCTTCGTCGTACTCTTCACCATCCCCGATGGTTACAGTTTGCAGGCCATAACCGACAAGTTCGTGGCCGAAGGCGAGCAGTTTCTTGCGGAAAAACGCAGGCTGCACCCGCGCAGCCACCTGGCTTTTGTGGGCGGCGTCTGCCCGGTCGAGGGCAGGCCAGAAAGCCTGCATTCCCTCGTAACCCGTGCGGATCAGGCGCGGCGTTCCCTCAAGCCCACCCTGCGCTCACGCGGCGGCGTGTTCACCGAGGCCATGGAGATCTGCCGCCTGCAACGGCAAAGCCTTTACGAAGACGTGACCAAGGCTCTGGAGCACGGCGGCGTGTTCTTTCTGCTGCAGCCGCAGGTGGACATCGCCACTGGCGCCGTTGTGGGCGCGGAGGCCCTGGCCAGGATGCGCACGCCGGACGGCACGCTGATCATGCCCGGAAATTTTGTGCCGCTTCTGGAAGAGTCGGGCGACATAACGGGTCTGGATTTCACCATCTATGGCCAGGTCTGCCAGTACCTGCAGGCACGCCAGCGCGCGGGCAAGGCATTGCTGCCCATGTCCGTGAATATTTCACGCGAGCACTTCAGAAACCCGGCCTTTGTGGACGATCTCCATGCGCTGGTGCAGTCCTATGGGCTTGAGCCCCGCTGGTTGGGCCTTGAAATCACAGAGAGCGTGTTTGTAAAGAATCTTGGAGAAATCAGCGAAAGCGTGCGCCAGCTCAAACAGTACGGCTATTCCATCTGGCTTGACGATTTCGGCGCGGGTTATTCCAGCCTGAACGTGCTCAAGGATGTGCCCTTTGACGTCATAAAGATAGACAGGGGCCTCCTGGGGTCGGGAGCCATAGCGCCCACAAACAAGAGCATCATCACCAGTGTTGTGCGCCTTGCCGAGGATCTGAACATGGGGGTGCTGTGCGAAGGCGTTGAAAATGCTTCGCAGCGCGAGTTTCTGTCACGGCTGGGCGCCATTCAGGCGCAGGGATTTCTCTATGCCCGCCCCATGAGCCCGGAAAACTTCACGAACCTGCTTGAGGGCGGCAAAAAACTCCTTCCGGCAGGCGAAGAAGCTTCCGATGCATAG